The Actinocatenispora sera genome has a window encoding:
- a CDS encoding sensor histidine kinase has protein sequence MTTRARRSVRTRLTLLYAVPFFAVGAILLLVPTISVDDTEPAGAGSGRPGVGVGVHLVWVVVGLPLVALIALLLGWFVAGRYLRPLHAITATAREISASSLDRRLALPGRDEFGELAATLDELYGRLRASFESQRHFVANASHELRTPLSAERALLQLALDDPDATVETLRETCRELLELNVAQEHLVDALLTLATGEQGVARAEPVDLADVAARVVSAAAGDAGTRRIVLCTDLDGAPARGDRALLASLVTNLVDNALRYNRTGGRVEVGTCLDGAGRARLRVANTGPAVPPDELPRLFRPFQRLDGNRVRRGGHGLGLAIVRAVTDAHGGELAPAARPDGGLTITIAFPAPPRSTAP, from the coding sequence GTGACGACCCGGGCCCGGCGCAGCGTGCGAACCCGGCTCACGCTGCTCTACGCGGTACCGTTCTTCGCCGTCGGTGCGATCCTGCTGCTGGTGCCGACGATCTCGGTCGACGACACCGAGCCGGCCGGGGCCGGCAGCGGTCGCCCCGGCGTCGGCGTCGGCGTGCACCTGGTCTGGGTGGTGGTCGGCCTACCGCTGGTGGCGCTGATCGCGCTGCTGCTCGGCTGGTTCGTCGCCGGCCGGTACCTGCGGCCGCTGCACGCGATCACCGCCACCGCCCGGGAGATCTCGGCCAGCAGCCTGGACCGCAGGCTGGCGCTACCCGGCCGGGACGAGTTCGGCGAGCTCGCGGCGACCCTGGACGAGCTGTACGGACGGCTGCGCGCGTCGTTCGAATCGCAGCGGCACTTCGTCGCGAACGCCTCGCACGAGCTGCGTACCCCGCTGTCGGCCGAGCGCGCGCTGCTGCAACTGGCCCTCGACGACCCCGACGCCACCGTCGAGACGCTGCGCGAGACCTGCCGGGAGCTGCTGGAGCTCAACGTGGCGCAGGAGCACCTGGTCGACGCGCTGCTCACGCTGGCGACCGGCGAGCAGGGCGTGGCGCGGGCCGAACCGGTCGACCTGGCCGACGTCGCCGCGCGGGTGGTGTCCGCCGCAGCCGGTGACGCCGGTACCCGGAGGATCGTCCTGTGTACCGATCTCGACGGCGCGCCGGCCCGGGGCGACCGCGCGCTGCTCGCCAGCCTGGTGACCAACCTGGTCGACAACGCGCTGCGGTACAACCGAACCGGCGGCCGGGTCGAGGTCGGGACCTGCCTCGACGGAGCCGGCCGGGCCCGCCTGCGGGTGGCCAACACCGGACCGGCGGTCCCGCCGGACGAACTGCCACGGCTGTTCCGGCCGTTCCAGCGGCTCGACGGCAACCGGGTGCGGCGCGGCGGGCACGGTCTGGGCCTCGCCATCGTCCGGGCCGTCACCGACGCGCACGGTGGGGAACTGGCCCCTGCCGCCCGCCCGGACGGCGGGCTCACCATCACGATCGCGTTCCCCGCCCCGCCGAGGTCCACCGCACCGTGA
- a CDS encoding MGMT family protein — MSIVDEVRAVVAAIPPGRVMSYGDIAARIGAGPRQVGRAMTLLDDAVPWWRVVHADGTPATCHGGTAPALLRAEGTPLTRTRVDMPRARLPRPSTT, encoded by the coding sequence ATGAGCATCGTCGACGAGGTACGCGCGGTGGTGGCCGCCATCCCGCCCGGCCGGGTCATGTCGTACGGCGACATCGCCGCCCGCATCGGCGCCGGGCCGCGCCAGGTGGGCCGGGCCATGACCCTGCTCGACGACGCGGTGCCCTGGTGGCGCGTCGTGCACGCCGACGGCACCCCGGCAACCTGCCACGGCGGTACCGCGCCGGCCCTGCTCCGGGCCGAGGGCACCCCGCTGACCCGTACCCGGGTCGACATGCCCCGCGCCCGCCTCCCCCGCCCCAGCACGACCTGA
- a CDS encoding DUF488 family protein, giving the protein MTADRSTGAPPNPVHTIGHSTRGFDEVLAMLRSNEITDLVDVRSYPSSRKFPQWNRDAIAAQLPPDIGYRWLPKLGGRRYTPAGTPTENGAWRVKAFRDYADYMAGDEFAAGLAELRELARHGQPAIMCSEAVPWRCHRRLITDALIASGVEVRHILSPTTTRIAPLDEKARVHNGRISYPR; this is encoded by the coding sequence GTGACGGCCGATCGAAGCACCGGCGCACCACCGAACCCGGTACACACCATCGGGCACTCGACCCGCGGGTTCGACGAGGTGCTCGCCATGCTGCGGAGCAACGAGATCACCGACCTGGTGGACGTGCGGTCGTACCCGTCGTCGCGGAAGTTCCCGCAGTGGAACCGGGATGCGATCGCCGCGCAGCTGCCGCCCGACATCGGCTACCGCTGGCTGCCGAAGCTGGGTGGCCGGCGCTACACCCCGGCCGGTACCCCGACCGAGAACGGCGCCTGGCGGGTCAAGGCGTTCCGCGACTACGCCGACTACATGGCCGGCGACGAGTTCGCCGCCGGGCTGGCCGAACTGCGCGAGCTGGCCCGGCACGGACAGCCGGCGATCATGTGCAGCGAGGCGGTGCCGTGGCGCTGCCACCGCCGGCTGATCACCGACGCGCTGATCGCCTCCGGCGTCGAGGTCCGGCACATCCTGTCGCCGACCACGACGCGCATCGCGCCCCTGGACGAGAAGGCACGCGTCCACAATGGACGGATCAGCTACCCGCGATGA
- a CDS encoding cupin domain-containing protein, with translation MPAEPTGSIGGVGRSTADRPARPTGPLARLVGTDVDAFAGSYWSRRPLLVRGADPDAFRDLLDLDGVDELLSYRGLRTPFLRVAREGSVVDSASFTGPGGVGAEIGDQVRDDRVAALFADGCTLVLQALHRTWAPIVDFGTALAAELGHPVQANAYVTPPSSRGFAAHYDVHDVFVLQLAGRKHWRVHPPVHVDPLRDQPWNDHAAAVADRAANGVPEIDTVLAPGDAMYLPRGWLHAATALGDVSAHLTVGVHVLTRFALLEALVASVAQEPDLRRSLPLGIDATDPAQLAPHLAAVRIALAKAVPDVPAEAVARRVRARVWSAGRPEPVRPVAAAQFAANLSPGDAVRRRAGLPHRLVEGDEHAVLELADRQIRLPASTTPALRVLLAGGTARIGALPELTEADQLVLVRRLLREGVLVPSTGS, from the coding sequence GTGCCCGCTGAGCCGACCGGCTCGATCGGCGGTGTCGGGCGGTCCACGGCGGACCGTCCGGCCCGGCCCACCGGCCCGCTCGCCCGGCTGGTCGGCACCGACGTCGACGCGTTCGCCGGCTCGTACTGGTCGCGCCGGCCGCTGCTGGTCCGCGGCGCCGACCCGGACGCCTTCCGCGACCTGCTCGATCTCGACGGCGTCGACGAACTGCTGTCGTACCGCGGCCTGCGGACCCCGTTCCTGCGGGTGGCACGGGAGGGCTCGGTGGTCGACTCCGCCTCGTTCACCGGTCCCGGCGGGGTCGGTGCGGAGATCGGCGACCAGGTGCGCGACGACCGGGTCGCCGCGCTGTTCGCCGACGGCTGCACGCTGGTGTTGCAGGCGCTGCACCGCACCTGGGCGCCGATCGTGGACTTCGGTACCGCGCTGGCCGCCGAACTCGGCCATCCGGTACAGGCCAACGCCTACGTGACGCCTCCGTCGTCGCGGGGCTTCGCCGCGCACTACGACGTGCACGATGTGTTCGTGCTGCAACTGGCCGGCCGCAAGCACTGGCGGGTGCACCCGCCGGTACACGTCGACCCGCTGCGCGACCAGCCGTGGAACGATCATGCCGCCGCGGTGGCCGACCGGGCCGCCAACGGCGTACCGGAGATCGACACGGTGCTCGCGCCCGGCGACGCGATGTACCTGCCCCGCGGCTGGCTGCACGCGGCCACCGCGCTCGGCGACGTGTCCGCGCACCTGACCGTCGGGGTGCACGTACTGACCCGGTTCGCACTGCTGGAGGCGCTGGTCGCGAGCGTCGCGCAGGAGCCGGACCTGCGCCGCTCGCTGCCGCTCGGCATCGACGCGACCGACCCCGCCCAACTCGCCCCGCACCTCGCCGCGGTCCGGATCGCGCTGGCGAAGGCGGTACCGGACGTGCCGGCGGAGGCGGTGGCCCGCCGGGTGCGCGCCCGGGTCTGGTCCGCCGGTCGGCCGGAACCGGTGCGCCCGGTGGCCGCCGCGCAGTTCGCCGCGAACCTGTCGCCCGGCGATGCGGTACGGCGGCGGGCCGGGCTGCCGCACCGGCTGGTCGAGGGCGACGAGCACGCGGTACTGGAGCTGGCGGACCGGCAGATCCGGCTGCCGGCGTCGACGACCCCGGCGCTGCGGGTGCTGCTCGCCGGCGGTACCGCCCGGATCGGTGCGCTGCCGGAGCTGACCGAGGCGGACCAGCTGGTACTGGTGCGCAGGTTGTTGCGGGAGGGCGTGCTGGTGCCGTCGACCGGGTCGTGA
- a CDS encoding sucrase ferredoxin — MRTWPRCSFLSEAAGDPREGTAPPADRWLLIEHPGPWGRNALTQSGLGAGTVSALSGWAGAQGARVTLIRRPGRRVRSGAARRWFRVDSRPGHEEIRAGSFGTDADLVAALAAPGERVAGPLQLVCAHGRHDPCCAVRGRVLAAALAAADPAGTWECSHVGGCRFAPVLVLLPHGYTLGGVPPPDAVRIVRDYRAGTLDPHWLRGRTSLPPAAQAAQHHARAATGATGVDAVRVVAVEQVGEAGWRVTLADPDCTVLLRERHVAAGRPLTCAATTNGWLRRFDLLDLRTDRTAPHPP, encoded by the coding sequence GTGCGCACCTGGCCGCGCTGCTCGTTTCTTTCCGAGGCGGCCGGTGATCCGCGGGAAGGGACCGCGCCGCCGGCGGACCGCTGGCTGCTGATCGAACATCCCGGACCGTGGGGCCGCAACGCGCTCACCCAGTCCGGTCTGGGCGCCGGCACCGTGAGCGCGCTGAGCGGCTGGGCCGGCGCGCAGGGGGCCCGGGTGACGCTGATCCGCCGGCCGGGTCGGCGGGTTCGGTCGGGAGCGGCCCGCCGCTGGTTCCGGGTCGACTCGCGGCCGGGCCACGAGGAGATCCGGGCCGGCTCGTTCGGTACCGACGCCGACCTGGTCGCCGCGCTCGCCGCGCCCGGCGAGCGCGTCGCCGGCCCGCTGCAGCTGGTCTGCGCGCACGGCCGGCACGACCCCTGCTGCGCCGTGCGCGGGCGGGTGCTGGCCGCGGCGCTCGCCGCCGCCGACCCAGCCGGTACCTGGGAGTGCAGCCACGTCGGCGGGTGCCGCTTCGCGCCGGTACTGGTGCTGCTGCCGCACGGCTACACTCTCGGCGGTGTCCCGCCCCCCGACGCGGTGCGCATCGTGCGGGACTACCGCGCCGGCACGCTCGACCCGCACTGGTTACGCGGCCGTACCTCGCTGCCGCCGGCGGCGCAGGCCGCCCAGCACCATGCCCGGGCCGCCACCGGGGCCACCGGGGTGGACGCGGTGCGGGTGGTCGCGGTCGAGCAGGTCGGGGAGGCGGGCTGGCGGGTCACGCTGGCCGACCCGGACTGCACGGTGCTGCTGCGCGAGCGGCACGTGGCCGCCGGCCGCCCGCTGACCTGCGCGGCCACCACCAACGGCTGGCTGCGCCGGTTCGACCTGCTGGACCTGCGCACCGACCGCACCGCCCCGCACCCGCCCTGA